A stretch of the Rosa rugosa chromosome 5, drRosRugo1.1, whole genome shotgun sequence genome encodes the following:
- the LOC133710872 gene encoding uncharacterized protein LOC133710872: MQKQTMTIYKCRLCHTPSSHPNFTFFTHSLCSSNSEMARILIFFMELVLLCLCIATMTTKAEAECMIYKDRNQPLNTRINDLLSRMTLEEKIGQMTQIDRSVASPEVMYKYKIGSVLSGGGSVPAKKASAETWIRMVNDFQNGSLSTRLAIPLIYGIDAIHGHNNVYKATIFPHNIGLGATRDPELVKRIGAATALEVRATGIHYTFAPCVAVCRDPRWGRCYESYSEDPKLVQAMTEIIPGLQGEISANSRKGVPYVAGNDKVAACAKHYVGDGGTIMGINENNTVIDRHGLLSIHMPPYPSAIIKGVATIMVSYSSWNGVKMHANRELITDFLKGTLDFKGIVISDWQGIDMITSPPNANYSYSIMKGISAGIDMIMVPYNYTEFIKDLTFHVKNKIIPMSRIDDAVKRILRVKFTMGLFEKPLADLRLVNQLGSQEHRELAREAVRRSLVLLKNGESAEKPLLPLPKKTSKILVAGSHADNLGYQCGGWTIEWQGLSGNNLTQGTTILTAIRNTVAPETKVVYKENPDAKFVKSNNFSHAIVMVGEPPYAEGAGDNLNLTIPKSGRRVIRNVCGAAKCVVCLITGRPVVIKPYLSIIDTLVAAWLPGTEGQGVADVLFGDYGFNGKLPRTWFRTAHQLPMNVGDPHYDPLFPYGYGLTTQPTKAN; this comes from the exons GAAATGGCTAGAattctcatcttcttcatggAGCTTGTTCTATTATGCTTATGCATAGCAACAATGACGACGAAGGCAGAAGCAGAATGCATGATATATAAGGACCGCAACCAACCCTTAAATACTAGAATCAATGACCTACTGAGCCGGATGAccttggaggaaaagattggcCAAATGACGCAGATAGACCGCAGTGTTGCTTCACCTGAGGTGATGTACAAGTACAAGATTG GGAGTGTTTTGAGTGGGGGTGGGAGTGTGCCAGCAAAAAAGGCTTCTGCAGAAACTTGGATTAGAATGGTGAATGATTTTCAAAACGGATCTTTATCAACTCGGCTTGCTATTCCACTGATTTATGGTATTGATGCTATTCATGGCCACAACAATGTCTACAAGGCGACAATCTTTCCTCACAATATTGGACTGGGAGCTACCAG GGACCCTGAACTTGTTAAGAGGATTGGAGCTGCAACCGCGCTTGAAGTTAGAGCTACAGGAATCCATTATACCTTTGCACCTTGTGTAGCG GTTTGTAGAGATCCAAGATGGGGTCGTTGTTACGAAAGCTACAGTGAAGATCCTAAGCTTGTTCAAGCAATGACTGAGATCATACCTGGATTACAAGGAGAGATATCAGCTAACTCTAGAAAGGGTGTTCCCTATGTAGCAGGAAA CGATAAGGTTGCAGCTTGTGCAAAGCATTATGTGGGAGATGGTGGAACAATCATGGGCATCAATGAGAATAACACTGTGATAGATAGACATGGTTTACTGAGCATTCACATGCCACCCTACCCCAGTGCAATTATCAAGGGTGTTGCAACCATTATGGTATCTTACTCGAGCTGGAATGGAGTAAAGATGCATGCTAATCGTGAACTTATCACCGACTTCCTTAAGGGTACCCTCGATTTCAAG GGTATTGTCATCTCAGATTGGCAGGGTATTGACATGATCACCTCTCCCCCTAATGCCAATTACTCATACTCAATTATGAAAGGAATCAGTGCTGGCATTGATATG ATCATGGTTCCATACAACTATACAGAATTCATCAAGGATCTAACTTTCcatgtgaaaaataaaatcatccCCATGAGCAGAATTGACGATGCTGTGAAGAGAATTTTGCGGGTTAAGTTTACAATGGGGCTATTTGAGAAACCGTTGGCTGATCTCAGACTGGTCAACCAGCTTGGCAGTCAG GAACATAGAGAATTGGCTAGGGAAGCAGTGAGGCGATCACTAGTGCTTCTAAAGAATGGTGAATCTGCTGAGAAGCCATTGCTACCCCTTCCCAAGAAGACATCAAAAATTCTTGTAGCTGGAAGTCATGCAGATAATCTTGGTTATCAGTGTGGTGGTTGGACCATTGAGTGGCAGGGACTAAGTGGCAACAACCTCACacaag GTACCACAATTCTTACTGCCATAAGGAACACAGTTGCACCTGAAACCAAAGTAGTGTACAAGGAGAATCCTGATGCCAAGTTTGTGAAGTCAAATAACTTCTCCCATGCCATCGTTATGGTAGGAGAGCCACCCTATGCCGAGGGAGCTGGTGACAACCTAAACTTAACAATCCCTAAATCTGGCCGAAGAGTCATCAGAAATGTTTGCGGTGCAGCAAAATGTGTTGTTTGCCTCATCACCGGCCGTCCTGTAGTGATCAAACCATATCTTTCCATCATAGATACTCTTGTTGCAGCTTGGCTTCCAGGGACTGAAGGCCAAGGAGTTGCTGATGTTTTGTTTGGTGACTATGGCTTCAATGGCAAGCTTCCTCGCACCTGGTTCAGAACCGCTCATCAGCTGCCTATGAATGTTGGAGATCCACATTATGATCCTCTCTTCCCTTATGGATATGGCCTCACTACACAACCCACCAAAGCCAACTAG